The DNA sequence TCTGGGAGATTTTATGCACATTCATTTTGAGGGAAGAAAAAGGATCTTGCTTTTTGATCAGGAGCAATCTGCTTTTTTATATAAAGTCCCTTTATCTGTACATACAGTATATGATGTAGATTATGAAAATCCGGATTATAAAAAGTTTCCAGCCCTCCAGTACGCAAAAGGATATGAGATTTTTATGGAGCATGGAGACGCTCTTTTTATACCTGGAGCATTCTGGCATTTTAACAGGTATCTTGAGCCTGGGTTTTCTTTATCACTTCGGGCACTTCCAAACAAGCCCAAGGTTTTTGCAAGCATGCTTTATCATGTATTTATTATGCGATATACAGATAAACTTTTAAGAAAGCTTTTTAAATCAAAATGGGTAAATTACAAGCAGAAATGGGCTTATAAAAAAAGTACAGAGGCGCTGGAGAAACATTTGAGAAAGTTATAAATAAAACTATTGCCGGTTCTATTCTTTTATAAGTCCAAAAATAGTAGCATCTACAAACTTTCCCTTTTCAAAGAAAAAATCACGCATGGTTCCTTCTTTCTGAAAACCGGTTGAAAACAGAAGTTTTTCAGAAGAGATATTAGCAGGATCAATGAAGGCCTCTATTCTGTGAAGATTCATTTTTTCAAATCCATAAGATAAAATAGGCTGTATGGCCTCTTTCATGTATGATTTTTGCCAGTATTTTGGATTCAGTTCATAACCTATTTCAGCCTTGAAATGCTCGTGAAACCAATTATGATAACCACATGTTCCTATGACCTTTTTTTCTTCTTTGAGTTCAATAGCCCATCTAAATCCTTTTTTATTCTCAAACTCTGTATTGAAGGTATTGATCACATTTTCAGCTTCTTCAATTTGAGTAAATGTGGCCAGATCATAATATTCCATAACGATATCTAAAGAAAAGTATTCAAATAAATCTTTAGCATCATTAGCTGTGAGTTGTCGTAAAATTAATCTTTCAGTTTCTAATATTGGAAAATCCATTACTCAATTTTACCGAAAAATACAATAAAAAATTAATTTCGGCAAAGCTGTTTCCGGAAAGATTAATCCCAAAACAATTTTCTAAGCCTGAATTTATTTTTTAAATTTGACGTTCATTTTTTACTATGGCAAAAACAAAGAAGGAATCTCCCTCGAAAAAGGAAACTCCATTAATGACTCAGTATAATACCATCAAGGCAAAATATCCTGATGCTCTATTGTTGTTCCGGGTAGGAGATTTTTATGAAACTTTTGGACAGGATGCAATTCGGGCTTCTCAGGTTCTGGGTATTGTCCTCACCAAAAGAGCCAATGGAGAAGGTCATATTGAATTAGCTGGTTTTCCTCATCATTCAGTAGATTCTTATCTGCCAAAATTAGTTAGAGCAGGACTTCGCGTCGCTATTTGCGACCAATTGGAAGATCCAAAAACAGTGAAAGGAATAGTAAAAAGAGGAGTTACGGAACTGGTTACTCCCGGAGTTACATTCAATGATCAGGTATTAAGTTCGAAAAAGAATAACTTTCTTCTTTCTCTGCATAAAGAAAAAGAGAAATTTGGGATGGCTTTAGTGGATATTTCTACCGGAGAATTTTTAGTAAGCGAGGGAAATCTTGAAAAACTCTTGCACATTGTGGCTACTTTTGATCCAAGCGAGATTATTTATCAAAGAAGTGTTCAGATTCCTGAGCAATTAAAGAATAAAAGTGCTTTCAAACTGGAAGACTGGGCTTTTCAATATAATTTTGCCTATGAAAAGCTGACCAGCCACTTTAAAACCAATTCATTAAAAGGATTTGGTATAGAAGGATTTTCCCTGGCGATTACAGCAGCGGGGGCTATTTTTGCTTATCTGGTAGAGGATACTCATCATAATCTGTTAGCTCATCTTACTAAAATTAAAGTGATTCCTCAGGATGATTTTTTAATGATGGATAATTTCACATTGAGGAATCTTGAAATTGTTTATCCCAGTAATCCACAAGGAAAATCGCTTTTAGATATTATTGATAAAACAGCCACCCCAATGGGAGGAAGGTTGCTAAGAAGAAGGATCATCCTTCCTTTAAAATCAGTTAACGAAATACAACGGAGGCTTTCACTGATCGATTTTTTAAATGAAAATGATATATTAAAATATGAAATCTCCCAGTTACTAAGATCCATTTCTGATTTAGATCGTTTAATGGGTAAACTAGCGGCTGAAAAAATATCGCCTAAAGAAATCGGATACCTGCGTCAAAGTTTAGTTAATATCCATACAATCAAAGGATTGCTTCATCCGTTTGCTGATGTGTTGGCATGGTTAGAGCCTTTGTATGATTTAAATGAACTTATTAAATTTTTACAGGATCGCCTTAATGATGAGCTTCCGGTAAATATTTCAAAAGGGAAGGTAATTAAAGAGGGCATTTCAGAAGAATTAGACAGGTTAAGAAACCTCCAGAGTAAAGGGCGTGGTTTTCTGGATGAGATGTGCCAACGGGAAATTGAAAGAACAGGAATAACAAGTCTTAAAATAGATTTTAACAACGTTTTCGGATATTTTATAGAAGTTCGGAATACGCATAAAGATAAGGTTCCAAGTGATTGGTTAAGAAAACAGACCCTGGTAAGTGCAGAACGTTATATCACTGAAGAATTAAAAGAATATGAAAGTCAGATTCTTGGGGCTGAAGAAAAGATCAGTGTTTTGGAGAATGAGCTTTACAGGAATGTTTGTTCTGAAACCATGGTGTATATGGATCAGATCCAGGAAAACTCAAATATTATTGCACAGCTTGATGTCGCAGTAGGTTTATCGGAATTAGCCGTTTCTGAAAGCTATACGAAACCGATCTTGAATGAAAGCTATATTGTTGATTTAAAAGAGGCAAGACATCCAATTATTGAAAATGCACTTCCGTTAGGGGAGAAGTATATTCCTAATGACATATTTCTAGACAAAGATTCTCAGCAAATTATAATGGTAACGGGTCCCAATATGGCGGGTAAGTCTGCGATCCTTCGTCAGACGGCTATAGTATGTCTCTTAGCTCAAATAGGAAGTTTTGTGCCTGCAAAATATGCTGAAATCGGAGTTTTAGATAAGATCTTTACCAGAGTAGGGGCTACAGATAATATTTCTGCGGGCGAATCAACTTTTATGGTTGAGATGAATGAAGCCGCCAATATTTTGAATAATATTTCAGAAAGGAGTTTAATCTTACTGGATGAAATTGGTCGTGGAACATCTACCTATGATGGGGTTTCCATTGCGTGGGCTATTGCAGAGTATCTGCACCAGCATGCAAGTCAGGCAAAAACTTTATTTGCTACCCACTATCATGAATTGAATGAGATGACCGTGAATTTTGAAAGGGTAAAGAACTTCCACGTTTCTATTCAGGAAAACAAAGGGAATATAATTTTCCTTAGAAAGCTTGTTCCAGGCGGAAGTGAACATAGTTTTGGTATTCATGTAGCAAAGTTAGCGGGGATGCCTGCAAAAGTCGTAAATAGAGCTAATGAAATTCTAAAAACATTGGAAGCAAGCCGTACTCAGGGAACTTCATCAG is a window from the Chryseobacterium sp. T16E-39 genome containing:
- the mutS gene encoding DNA mismatch repair protein MutS, encoding MAKTKKESPSKKETPLMTQYNTIKAKYPDALLLFRVGDFYETFGQDAIRASQVLGIVLTKRANGEGHIELAGFPHHSVDSYLPKLVRAGLRVAICDQLEDPKTVKGIVKRGVTELVTPGVTFNDQVLSSKKNNFLLSLHKEKEKFGMALVDISTGEFLVSEGNLEKLLHIVATFDPSEIIYQRSVQIPEQLKNKSAFKLEDWAFQYNFAYEKLTSHFKTNSLKGFGIEGFSLAITAAGAIFAYLVEDTHHNLLAHLTKIKVIPQDDFLMMDNFTLRNLEIVYPSNPQGKSLLDIIDKTATPMGGRLLRRRIILPLKSVNEIQRRLSLIDFLNENDILKYEISQLLRSISDLDRLMGKLAAEKISPKEIGYLRQSLVNIHTIKGLLHPFADVLAWLEPLYDLNELIKFLQDRLNDELPVNISKGKVIKEGISEELDRLRNLQSKGRGFLDEMCQREIERTGITSLKIDFNNVFGYFIEVRNTHKDKVPSDWLRKQTLVSAERYITEELKEYESQILGAEEKISVLENELYRNVCSETMVYMDQIQENSNIIAQLDVAVGLSELAVSESYTKPILNESYIVDLKEARHPIIENALPLGEKYIPNDIFLDKDSQQIIMVTGPNMAGKSAILRQTAIVCLLAQIGSFVPAKYAEIGVLDKIFTRVGATDNISAGESTFMVEMNEAANILNNISERSLILLDEIGRGTSTYDGVSIAWAIAEYLHQHASQAKTLFATHYHELNEMTVNFERVKNFHVSIQENKGNIIFLRKLVPGGSEHSFGIHVAKLAGMPAKVVNRANEILKTLEASRTQGTSSESIKRVTDENMQLSFFQLDDPVLENIREELTKIDINTLTPIEALMKLNSIKKMIGG
- a CDS encoding GNAT family N-acetyltransferase — protein: MDFPILETERLILRQLTANDAKDLFEYFSLDIVMEYYDLATFTQIEEAENVINTFNTEFENKKGFRWAIELKEEKKVIGTCGYHNWFHEHFKAEIGYELNPKYWQKSYMKEAIQPILSYGFEKMNLHRIEAFIDPANISSEKLLFSTGFQKEGTMRDFFFEKGKFVDATIFGLIKE
- a CDS encoding cupin-like domain-containing protein, whose amino-acid sequence is MILEKVDVVNDISKEDFQKKYFTKKKPLLIKNFAARWDGFDLWSLSYIREKAGEQEVPLYDNKPANASKSSDAPATHMKMKDYIDTIKSKPSDLRIFFYIITDRLPELLKNFTYPDLGIKFFKRLPTLFFGGSEAHVLMHYDVDLGDFMHIHFEGRKRILLFDQEQSAFLYKVPLSVHTVYDVDYENPDYKKFPALQYAKGYEIFMEHGDALFIPGAFWHFNRYLEPGFSLSLRALPNKPKVFASMLYHVFIMRYTDKLLRKLFKSKWVNYKQKWAYKKSTEALEKHLRKL